The Pseudogulbenkiania sp. MAI-1 sequence CCTCGACCGAACGCGCCTGGATGGCTTCGGTGTCGTGGGAATACCCGAAAGATCGGATGCTGGCCCTGCAACGTCAGGCGCAGGCCGCGCAGGCGACTGCACCGATCGATGCCGGCCTGTCGCTGGAGAAGATTCGCTTCCGCTACGCCATCAGCGGCAGCACGCCGCCATGGAAGCCGCTGCGCGCCTTCGACGACGGCGAAAAGGTCTATATCCAGTTCCCGCCAGGCATCGCCCAAGGCGAACTGCCGCCGCTGTTCGTGATCGGCGCTCAAGGCGACGGGCAACTGGTGAACTATCGTTTCCGTCCGCCGTACTACATCGTGGATCGGCTGTTCGGTGCGGCCGAACTGCGCCTGGGCGGTGGAAAGGGAAGCGATGGGGGCGAAGTGGTGCGCATTGAGCGCACGGATGGAATCGTGGGCGCAGCGCGGGGGAACTGACCATGAGCCAGAACGATACCCCTGACATGCCCATTCCCGACCCCGCCCCAAAGGTCGCGCCAGAGAACGTGGCGTTGCGAGCCCAGCCGCGTCCGGTGACACGCTTGAACCGGCGCACATTGGCGATCCTGGCCGGTGGCCTCGCCGTAGCCGTGTTGGGCGCGACCATGTGGTCGCTGCAACCGCGCAAGCGCAGTGCAGGCGAACAGGCCGAGCTTTACAACGTGGATCGCGTTTCGCGCTCGGAAGGACTTGACCAGCTTCCGACCGATTACTCCAAGCTGCCGCGGGCTTTGCCTCCACAAGTCCCCGAGCTAGGGCCGCCGCTGCCGGGCGACTTGGGACCTGCCATCGTGAAATCGCAGCAGCCAGTAACACCCACCTACACGCCGCCTGGCCACGCTCCGGCGAATGCCGAGCACGACGCACAGCGCAAGGAGGCGGAAGCGGCGGCAGGAGCATCGGTATTCTTCCGTTCCAGCAACCAGCGCGCTGCTGCCGCGCCGACGCAGGTGGCTGCAGCCAGTCCTGCGTCTGGCCTTGCGGGCTTTGATCCGATGGCCGCAGGACCAGCCTCGACGGCAGCACAGCCGGCCGATCCGACCGCCGTGCAGAACCGGCAGGACCAGAAAGAGGCGTTCCTGAAAGCCGGAACTACGGAAACCCGCAATTCCGGGAACCTGAAAATGCCAACTTCGCCGTACCAGGTGATGGCAGGGACGGTGATCGCGGGCGCGCTGGTTACGGGCATCAAGTCCGATCTGCCGGGCGACGTGATCGCCACGGTGACAGAGCCGGTCTATGACACGGCCACGGGTAAGTTTGTACTGATCCCACAGGGTTCACGCATCCTCGGCCGCTACAACAGCCAGGTGAGCTACGGGCAAAGCCGGGCACAGGTGGTATGGAACCGAATCATTCTGCCCGACACGTTTTCGCTGACGCTGGACAACCTGGCTGGTGCCGACCCGGCCGGCAACTCTGGACTGGAGGATGGCGTTGATTGGCATTGGGATCGCATCTTCGCCGGTGCTGCGCTGACGACGCTGCTGGGCGTCGGTGCCGAGCTGGCCGCGCCGGAGAACCGTCAGAACGGCGATCGCGTCATCAACGCCGGGCGCAATAGCTTGCAGGACAGTGTGAACCAGGTCGGCCAAGAGATGACCCGGCGCAACCTCAACATCCAGCCCACGTTGACGGAGCGGCCGGGCCTGCCGGTGCGCATCATCGTTAATCGGGATCTGGTGTTGCGGCCCTATCAGCCGCTGTTCTTTAATCGGGGGACTTCACGATGAGCACTACGCGCAAGCTGCGGCTGGGTCCGCTGCCCAAGACCGAGAGCGTCAAGCTGACCTTCGCGTGTCCGACCAGCCTCAAGGCTGACCTTGACCGCTACGCCGCCTTGCATGCGCAGACGTATGGCGAGACGGTCGATGCGGCGACGCTGATTCCGCACATGCTGGAGGCGTTCATGGCGGGGGATCGAGGATTCAGGAGAGGTACTTCCCCAAAGCTGGTGCCGCAGAAACCAACCTAGCAGGATGAAATCCGCCTGCCATACACGAAAGCGCAGCCGATGGCTGCGCTTTCGCTTTTGGGGGGGCCAACGGGGGCAAGGGGGCATATGATGGCGGGTAAGAAGTGAGTGGGTTATGAACTGACCCGCCCGCTGCAGTGCTCTCAGGCTTGCTGCCGCGATGCCCCTATGTGGCACTTGGCCCGTAGGGCGCCAAGTGCGCACGGCGGCTGGAATCTAGCCTAACTCATTGCCCCATATAGCCTTTAGCGCTGCTGTCCGGTTTCACAAAAGGCTTGACAGCGGACATTTTTTATTGCCGCGCTGCCGGTATCGGGTACCGTCTTTTGTGGCAAATCGTCCTCTTTCATTTCCTTCCCGACAGCGCGTATGTGTTTGGATTGTCAATTTTATTGAACGGCACTACTCTTTTCTCGATACGGTCGGCCGCGGTGGCATGGCTTTCGCTTGTCGATTTCTTATCCATTCCGGAGGATTAAAATCAGCCCCTTTTTGTGCGGTTTTGGTATCCTTCCCCGGTTTAAGTTGGCGCGCGTCGGGGGTGAACTGGCGCGTGACATCAGGCAGAGGTCACCGGCTATTCCAACGCCGGTAATGGAACATGAACCAGCACCCCGCTGCGATCGGGGTGCAGTCGATGAATGGGCGCAACACCGGGGGTGGTCCGGGGTGCGCCGGAGGAGGTTTGACCATCATGATGGATGCTGTCGCGCAGCTCAAGACGGCGGCTGGGGCTCAGGTTGAAGAAAAGCCCTATCTGCAGATATCCGGGATCGTGAAGAAGTTCGGCGACAACTTCGCCGTCGATCATGTCGATCTCACTATCCGCCAGAATGAAATCTTTGCCCTCCTGGGCAGTTCGGGTTGCGGCAAGTCCACACTGTTGCGCATGCTGGCCGGCATGGAAAAGCCGACCGCCGGCAAGGTCATTCTCGATGGCCAGGACATCACCGCCCTCGCGCCGTACGACCGCCCCATCAACATGATGTTCCAGAACTACGCCCTGTTCCCGCACATGACGGTGGAGCAGAACATCGCTTTCGGCCTGAAGCAGGACAAACTGCCGAAGAAGGAGATCGCCGAGCGCGTGCTGGAAATGCTCGATCTGGTGCAGTTGCGCAAGTTCGCCTCGCGTAAGCCCTACCAACTCTCCGGCGGCCAGCAGCAGCGCGTGGCGCTGGCGCGGAGCCTCGCCAAACGCCCCAAGCTCTTGCTGCTGGACGAACCCCTGGGCGCGCTGGACAAGAAGCTGCGCCAGCAGACCCAGCTGGAGCTGGTCAACACCCTGGAAACCGTCGGCGTGACCTGCATCATGGTGACGCACGACCAGGAAGAAGCGATGACCATGGCCAGCCGCATCGGCATCATGAGCGAGGGCAGGCTGCTGCAGGTGGGCACCCCGACCGAAATTTATGATTACCCGAACTGCCGCTTCACCGCCGAATTCATCGGCGAGACCAATATCTTCGCCGGCCAGGTGGTGGTGGACGAGCCTCACTGTGTCGAGATCGAGTCCCCCGAGCTGGGTGGGCGCATCCATATCGACCACGGCATCACCGGACCCAAGGGCATGCAGGTGTGGGCCAGCATCCGTCCCGAGGACGTGCGGCTGGATCGCGGCGAATTCACCCCGGCACCGAACGCGGGGCGCGGCGTGATCGAGGACATCGCCTATCTCGGCAGCTACTCGATCTATCACGTGCGCCTGCCTTCCGGCAAGATCGTCAAGTCGGTGGTGCCGTCGTCGCGCTGGTACGAGGCCGGCGAAGAGGCACCGACCTGGGGCGAGAGCGTGAACATCCGCTGGCGCTCCGACCTGCCTGTCGTCCTGACCATGTAAGGGGAGGGTGATGGCTATCCTGCGCTCCATTCTCGACCGGTTCAAACCGGGCAAGGGCTCCGTCATCTCGGTGCCCTACCTGTGGTTGCTGGTGTTCTTCTTCGTGCCGTTCCTGATCGTGCTCAAGATCAGCTTCGCCGAGCAGGACCTGGCGATTCCGCCGTTCACGCAGTTGCTCCAGTACGACGGCGACGCGGGCATGCTGCATGTCTCGCTCAACCTGGCCAATTTCCTGTTCATCTTCACCAACGAGCTGTACGTTGACACCTACCTGTCGTCGTTGGAGGTGGCGTTCTTCACCACGCTGGCGTGCCTGTTGATCGGCTATCCGATCGCCTACGCCATCGCCCGCTCCAACCCGGCCTCGCGCAACGTGCTGCTGATGCTGGTGATGCTGCCGTTCTGGACTTCGTTCCTGCTGCGGGTATACGCCTGGATGGGGCTGTTGCAGCCGAACGGCATCATCAACAACCTGCTGATGGATCTGGGGCTGATCAGCGAGCCATTGCAGATGTTCCACAACCTGTTCTCGCTGTACCTGGTGATGGTGTACGCCTACCTGCCGTTCATGATCCTGCCGCTCTACGCGCACCTGGTGAAGATGGACGTGACCCTGCTGGAAGCCGCCAATGACCTCGGCGCTCGCCCGATGAAGACCTTCTGGACCATCACCCTGCCTTTGTCCAAGAACGGCATCATCGCCGGTTCGATGATGGTGTTCATCCCGGCAGTGGGTGAGTTCGTCATCCCGGAACTGGTGGGCGGGCCGAACGTGCTGATGATCGGCAAGGTGCTGTGGAACGAGTTCTTCGACAACAACAACTGGCCGATGGCCTCGGCCGTCGCCACCATCATGGTGCTGTTCCTGATCGTGCCGATCGCGCTGTTCCACCGCTATGAAACCCGTCAGCTGGAGGGGAAAAATGTATAACGGCAATCCGCTTCCCAAGTCGCTCAAAGGGGTGCTGCTGCTGGGTTTCCTGTTCCTCTACATCCCGATCGTCAGCCTCATCATCTACTCGTTCAACGCCTCCAAGCTGGTGACGGTGTGGGGCGGTTTCTCCACGCGCTGGTACGTCTCGCTGGTGCAGAACGAGCAGATCATCTCGGCGGTGACGCTGTCGATCAAGATCGCCTTGTCGACGGCTGTCGCGGCGGTGGTGCTGGGCACCATCGCCGGCTTCGTGTTGGCGCGCTTCGGGCGTTTTCGCGGCAGCACGCTGTTCGCCGGCATGATGACGGCGCCGATGGTGATGCCGGAAGTGATCACCGGCTTGTCGATGCTGCTCTTGTTCATCTCGATGCAGCAGTTCTTCGGCCAGCCGTCTGAACGCGGTTTCTTCACCATCTGGGTCGGCCACACCACGCTGTGCATGGCCTACGTGGCGGTGGTGGTGCGCTCGCGCCTGATCGAGATCGACAAGAGCCTGGAGGAAGCCGCGATGGACCTCGGTGCCCGCCCGCTGAAGATCTTCTTCCTGATCACCCTGCCGCTGGTGTCCCAGGCCATCGCCTCGGGCTTCCTGCTGTCGATCACGCTGTCGCTGGACGACCTGGTGACGGCCTCGTTCCTGTCCGGCCCGGGCTCGACCACGCTGCCGATGGTGATCTTCTCCAAGGTGCGCCTGGGCCTGAACCCGGAGATCAACGCGCTGGCGGCGATCACCGTGCTCTTGGTGGGCATCTTCGTGCTGATTGCCAACTACCTGATGCTCAGCGCCCAGCGCACCCGGATGAAGGCGGTGGCAGCGGCCATGCGCGAACCGGCCAAGCCGGGCGATGCCGGCGGGGCGGTGGCGACGGCGTCCTGATTGTCAGTAGGCAAGATGAAGGCGGACAGATTCGAGAGGATCTGTCCGTTTTTTTATGGGTTGATCCGGCGGGCCGCGGTGTTGTTGGTCGACCGCCACGCCTCTCGCTGCCGTGCTGCCACGGCAAAGTCGCGTGCGTCGCCTCACTGAATGGTTATGATGGACTTCGTCACGGTATTCGAGATCAATTGCTGGGGCAACGGGCTTCTGGCGGACGAGCTGTTCCGATTGTTCGTCGGCGTAGCTGCGTTGGTTAGCGGCCTCTCCGGCGTGGTCTATGTATGGCGCAAGCCCGAGGCACGACCGCGCAGGGGGCTGATTCCGAGCTTGTTCCTTACGGCGTGGGCCATCTTGTGGCTGGTAATGCATAATTTTCCACAGATGTTCCAGCGCATCGACCACTTGGCCGAGGCTTACGAAAAGGGACACTACGAGGTTTCCGAAGGAATCGTGGCGGTTCTCTACGAGCAGCCCGCACACGGACATTCGGGAGGTGATCGTATCGTCGTCGGCGGGAAGCCGTTCGAGGTGAACCATTTCTACGCTACGTCGGTGTACCAGCAGACCATTGCCCATGGCGGTGCGCTGAAGGCGGGTGTCTATGCGCGTCTCAGCCATGTGGACGGAGAGATTGTCCGCGTCGGGACCGCAAGCAGTGACCTCCACATGTTGTTCAGCACCAGCCTGACTGCAATCAGGCATCCCAACCGGCGGGCAACAGTGGCTGCAACGATTTCCCGAGTTTCTGGCTGATGACACTTCGCTTCATGCCGACCAGATGGGGCTTCATGTGGTCGACATCAAGGAGGTTTTGTTAGCGGCTGAGCGCGTCCAGCGCGTCACGGTAGCGGTCGATCGCTTCCTCGGTGCTGCTGATCGACACGTTCAGGTCGTGCAACCGGCCGTTGGTCAGCCGGTACACCCAGCCGTGCACCGACAGCTCCTGGCCGCGCTGCCACGCGTCCTGCACCACGGTGGTCTGGCACGCGTTGAGCACCTGCTCGATCACGTTCAGCTCGCACAGCCGGTCGAGCCGTTCGGATGGGTCGAGCGCCGCGAGGCGTTCTTCGTGCTTCTGCTTGATGTCGTGGATGTGGCGCAGCCAGTTGTCGACCAGGCCGACGCGTTTGTTCTCGAGCGCCGCCGCGACGCCGCCGCAGCCGTAGTGGCCGGTGACGATCACGTGTTTTACGTTCAGCACGTCGACGCCGAACTGCAGCGTCGACAGGCAGTTCAGGTCGGAATGGACGATCAGGTTCGCGACGTTGCGGTGGACGAACACCTCGCCCGGTAACAGGTTGATCAGCTCGTTCGCCGGTACGCGGCTATCCGCGCAGCCGATCCACAGGTACTCGGGCGCCTGCTGGCGCGCGAGGTTCTCGAAGAAGCCGGGCTCGTTGCGGGTGATCTTTTCCGCCCACTGGCGGTTGTTTTCGAACAGGTGTTGTAGCGGTTGGGCCATGGTTTCTCTCAAGATATCGGGTATCGGATCGACGGACGGGGATGGCGACGGCAAGTCCGGGCAGTGTAACCAATGCCTCACCAAGCGGCTACCCGTGTCGGACAGTCCGGCGGAATGCCATCGTGCCGGCACCTTGCGTCGCGGGGCTTGGCGTTCAGTGGAAGAAGTCCATGTAGTTCTTGCGTGCGTAGCGGCGGCGGCCCTCGGTTTCGTACCACGCGGAGCCGGATAGCGTCCGTCAAGATGGTGTAAATTTCAGGGACGAACTCCGGTCCGATTTTCCTGGGTTACACGCCCAGTAGCTGGGAGTTGTCAGGCAAGCCCTCTGCAGGCTCCGCCATGGTGTGCTGCGGCATGTCGCGGTGCTGCAGCTGCCATTCTTCGTTCTGCTCCATCAGCACCGCACCGATCAGAAGCCATGCTTCCTACCGTCTTTGACTCTGTCTTCTCGGTGACGCTGGAACGTCATGAAGCACGAAAGCAAATGACGCGGCAGCAGTTTGAGTGTCTCAATGCCTAACAATCCATAAGGACTTCCATGCAAGAAATGACCTCTCTAATCGGTATTGCAACGGCCCTTGCGATCGGTGCGGCCAGCCCTGGCCCGAGTTTCATCATGGTCGCGCGAACGGCTGTTTCTTCATCCCGGACGGATGGCGTTGGGGCTGCCCTTGGCATGGGGGCTGGCGGTCTGGTTTTTGCCCTTGCCGCCTTGCTGGGACTTCATGGGCTCCTGCTCGCGGTGCCATCGCTATATTGGGTGCTCAAGGTCGTCGGCGGTTTGTACCTGGCGTATTTGGGGCTGCGTATCTGGCTGGGGGCGAAACAGCCGCTCGTCAGTGGCGTCGTCGAGTCTGACGCAAAAACGACGACAGCGGCCAAGTCCTTTGCTTTGGGATTCGCTACGCAAGTGAGCAACCCCAAGACTGCCATCGTGTATGCAAGTGTCTTTGCTGCCTTTCTCCCCGCTACGTCATCACTGGCCTTCAATCTCGGGGTCGCGGGCCTCGTCTTTGTCATTGAGGCCGGGTGGTACACCATGGTTGCCTTGGCTCTTTCCTCGCACGGCCCCCGCAGCGCTTACTTGCGCTACAAGGCCTGGATTGATCGAGCCGCAGGGGGTGTGATGGTGGCTTTGGGGCTGAAGCTGGTTTCGTCCACTAGTCGGCCATGATTGGACTGGTGCGTTGTACCTCTTCGCTGCCATCGGAGGGGTTGTCATAGCGGCTTTCGTAATAATGGGCATCGCCATCCTGGCCGTCTGGTGGCCGGCTCACCTGTGGCCTTCGGCTCTAAGGCTGCCGCTGTGGGGTGTCTTGTTCGCCGCCTCAGTTGTGGTCGCTGTGGCCGAAGGTGTGCTGGCTCCGGCTGCTCTGGTCAGTCTCGCGGCACTGACCCTGGCATGCCTGCTGTCGGTTCGCCTAGA is a genomic window containing:
- a CDS encoding TrbI/VirB10 family protein codes for the protein MSQNDTPDMPIPDPAPKVAPENVALRAQPRPVTRLNRRTLAILAGGLAVAVLGATMWSLQPRKRSAGEQAELYNVDRVSRSEGLDQLPTDYSKLPRALPPQVPELGPPLPGDLGPAIVKSQQPVTPTYTPPGHAPANAEHDAQRKEAEAAAGASVFFRSSNQRAAAAPTQVAAASPASGLAGFDPMAAGPASTAAQPADPTAVQNRQDQKEAFLKAGTTETRNSGNLKMPTSPYQVMAGTVIAGALVTGIKSDLPGDVIATVTEPVYDTATGKFVLIPQGSRILGRYNSQVSYGQSRAQVVWNRIILPDTFSLTLDNLAGADPAGNSGLEDGVDWHWDRIFAGAALTTLLGVGAELAAPENRQNGDRVINAGRNSLQDSVNQVGQEMTRRNLNIQPTLTERPGLPVRIIVNRDLVLRPYQPLFFNRGTSR
- a CDS encoding DUF2274 domain-containing protein, whose amino-acid sequence is MSTTRKLRLGPLPKTESVKLTFACPTSLKADLDRYAALHAQTYGETVDAATLIPHMLEAFMAGDRGFRRGTSPKLVPQKPT
- a CDS encoding ABC transporter ATP-binding protein, which produces MMDAVAQLKTAAGAQVEEKPYLQISGIVKKFGDNFAVDHVDLTIRQNEIFALLGSSGCGKSTLLRMLAGMEKPTAGKVILDGQDITALAPYDRPINMMFQNYALFPHMTVEQNIAFGLKQDKLPKKEIAERVLEMLDLVQLRKFASRKPYQLSGGQQQRVALARSLAKRPKLLLLDEPLGALDKKLRQQTQLELVNTLETVGVTCIMVTHDQEEAMTMASRIGIMSEGRLLQVGTPTEIYDYPNCRFTAEFIGETNIFAGQVVVDEPHCVEIESPELGGRIHIDHGITGPKGMQVWASIRPEDVRLDRGEFTPAPNAGRGVIEDIAYLGSYSIYHVRLPSGKIVKSVVPSSRWYEAGEEAPTWGESVNIRWRSDLPVVLTM
- a CDS encoding ABC transporter permease subunit is translated as MAILRSILDRFKPGKGSVISVPYLWLLVFFFVPFLIVLKISFAEQDLAIPPFTQLLQYDGDAGMLHVSLNLANFLFIFTNELYVDTYLSSLEVAFFTTLACLLIGYPIAYAIARSNPASRNVLLMLVMLPFWTSFLLRVYAWMGLLQPNGIINNLLMDLGLISEPLQMFHNLFSLYLVMVYAYLPFMILPLYAHLVKMDVTLLEAANDLGARPMKTFWTITLPLSKNGIIAGSMMVFIPAVGEFVIPELVGGPNVLMIGKVLWNEFFDNNNWPMASAVATIMVLFLIVPIALFHRYETRQLEGKNV
- a CDS encoding ABC transporter permease subunit: MYNGNPLPKSLKGVLLLGFLFLYIPIVSLIIYSFNASKLVTVWGGFSTRWYVSLVQNEQIISAVTLSIKIALSTAVAAVVLGTIAGFVLARFGRFRGSTLFAGMMTAPMVMPEVITGLSMLLLFISMQQFFGQPSERGFFTIWVGHTTLCMAYVAVVVRSRLIEIDKSLEEAAMDLGARPLKIFFLITLPLVSQAIASGFLLSITLSLDDLVTASFLSGPGSTTLPMVIFSKVRLGLNPEINALAAITVLLVGIFVLIANYLMLSAQRTRMKAVAAAMREPAKPGDAGGAVATAS
- the can gene encoding carbonate dehydratase → MAQPLQHLFENNRQWAEKITRNEPGFFENLARQQAPEYLWIGCADSRVPANELINLLPGEVFVHRNVANLIVHSDLNCLSTLQFGVDVLNVKHVIVTGHYGCGGVAAALENKRVGLVDNWLRHIHDIKQKHEERLAALDPSERLDRLCELNVIEQVLNACQTTVVQDAWQRGQELSVHGWVYRLTNGRLHDLNVSISSTEEAIDRYRDALDALSR
- a CDS encoding LysE family translocator, with the translated sequence MQEMTSLIGIATALAIGAASPGPSFIMVARTAVSSSRTDGVGAALGMGAGGLVFALAALLGLHGLLLAVPSLYWVLKVVGGLYLAYLGLRIWLGAKQPLVSGVVESDAKTTTAAKSFALGFATQVSNPKTAIVYASVFAAFLPATSSLAFNLGVAGLVFVIEAGWYTMVALALSSHGPRSAYLRYKAWIDRAAGGVMVALGLKLVSSTSRP